One Prinia subflava isolate CZ2003 ecotype Zambia chromosome 8, Cam_Psub_1.2, whole genome shotgun sequence DNA window includes the following coding sequences:
- the DYNLRB1 gene encoding dynein light chain roadblock-type 1 produces MPLGFHADVPKAGSGTRPVPGRGRGSLGEGSEGSEGWRVRGGVSGAVPPRAPSASGPAPGPRRGGGGGGCSIMAEVEETLKRIQSQKGVQGIIVVNSEGIPIKSTIDNTTTIQYAGLMHSFIMKARSTVRDIDPQNDLTFLRIRSKKNEIMVAPDKDYFLIVIQNPTE; encoded by the exons GCTGGGGTTTCACGCTGATGTCCCTAAAGCGGGATCGGGGACCCGCCCCGTCCCTGGGCGCGGCCGCGGGAGCTTGGGGGAGGGTAGCGAGGGCTCCGAGGGTTGGAGGGTTCGGGGCGGTGTCTCCGGAGCAGTCCCGCCCCGCGCTCCAAGCGCTTCCGGGCCAGCGCCGGGGCCGAGACGGGGCGGAGGCGGTGGCGGCTGCTCGATCATG GCTGAGGTGGAGGAAACACTGAAGCGAATCCAGAGCCAGAAGGGAGTGCAGGGAATCATCGTGGTTAATTCAGAAG GTATTCCCATCAAGAGCACCATAGACAACACCACCACCATTCAGTACGCTGGCCTCATGCACAGCTTCATCATGAAGGCCAGGAGCACCGTGCGGGACATCGACCCCCAGAACGACCTCACGTTCCTGCGCATCCGCTCCAAGAAAAACGAAATCATGGTTGCTCCAG atAAAGACTATTTCCTGATTGTCATCCAGAATCCAACTGAATGA